The stretch of DNA GTATACTTTACCATTTTAAAAGTATTCATGCTTAAAATCACTGCATCTACTTCACATACAtttcctttataaaaaaaaggtaCTTGCCACATAACATGTCGAGgcctttaattaaaaaatatcgaagtaaggtaaaaaatactttgtaaaaaaaatgtcacaatTATCTTCTAATATGtaataattagttatttattattattccgTGTATTGCAAGAAAAACAGATACATCCagattcaaaaaatattattatacctttttttattttcgttCTCCAATTTCATCCCATCTCACATCTTACCCAGATCAACAATTTTTGATTTTCAATTGATCAATGATTCAAGCAACAATGATTATACagagattaattaattaattaattaactcgATGCATGTTGAATTGTTGGAGGATTGTGACGATGTCGAATTTGTACGGTGATTACAACTTGAAGATCGATTACGTATTCAAGGTTGTATTGATTGGTGATTCAGCAGTTGGAAAAACTCAACTACTCGCTCGTTTTGCAAGGAACGAATTTAACGTTGATTCGAAGGCCACAATTGGGGTCGAATTTCAAACCAAAACtttaattattgataataaaactattaaggCTCAAATATGGGATACTGCAGGTCAAGAAAGGTATGTCTTTTTATCAatattgtaattattatttttttcatttgtttatagttttacttttatataatgaattaTTGGATCAATTATTAAAGCGAGGGAATGTTTCTtgagtttattttatttctagcatatatatatagggTCATCAtgtaatgatatatttttttcaataaatttggTTTGCTACATTTGATTGATAGGTATTAAAACTTAGTGGTACCTTTGGATAATAACAAGAATTATTAAGCAATGAAAAACTTCGGAGATAACATTGGCACGTTAATATAAGTGATATGTGTTGAACACTGGAcacaaaattgaataaaactATATATCTTGGTGTTTTgtcatatattattatatgtcaAACACTAGACACTTTTGATTTTAAGTGTCTATACTTCATAGTgttgaaatattaattaaactttttatgTATTCTCAATAGGATGAATATGATGTTTGATAGCTTTTGCCTCTTGGCATTTGTGTTAAAAGCATTTTGCAGAGTTTGATAACTATAATCTGTATCATATTTTACTTCTGTTGAAATTTTAAGCATGAAAATTCTACCtgtattgaaattttatttatgaagtTTAGATGGCATTATAAGGAACTAGGGATGAGATATAAATTCATAAGATAGTATatgaaaacaaatgaaaaatactGAAACTACTTTGGTTAATTTAGTGcaatattttgaatgatttgTGTTGTCTACATCTCATATTTCAACAATTATATATCTTTATAATATGTAGTTTGGCATCCTATCAAAAGATTATGAATAAAATTTCCATATTACAGTTTCGTTAATAAACAAAATGAGTTATTAAGATTTAATGCAAGGATGTAGTATAAGGTATACTTCCATATTATGTTGTTTTGAGTAGATAAAAATGTAGCATGGAACAGGTCAATGAAAAAGCATACTAGAAGAAAAATACCACTATATCTTGGCATACTTTTATGGTTTTGTCTTCTTGAACAGATTAATACGCGACTGTTTTCATGATCATATTGATAATTCTTCTATGACTTTATGGTTTTACTgactttttttcctttctttttttgatGCCTTGTGATATAAGTAACCCTTGGAATCTGAGTGTTTGGTTCATTGCCTTTTTCTTGTTAACATCTTAATTTGATCCTAccttagtgtttttttttccaaatttataTGATCCTTTTAGCATTTGTATTGTTGAATTTGAAGCATGAATTTGCTACTATGGTCTTTGAAAATTGCCGCTTGTTCTCAATTCCAGATACAGGGCAGTTACTAGTGCTTACTATCGAGGTGCAGTTGGGGCAATGTTAGTTTACGACATGACAAAGCGTCAATCGTTCGATCACATGGCAAGATGGTTGGAAGAATTGAGAGGTCACGCCGACAAAAACATCGTCATCATGCTAATTGGCAACAAATGTGATCTTGCTAGTCTTAGAGCAGTTCCAACGGAAGACGCAGAGGAGTTTGCACAAAGAGAGAACCTTTTCTTTATGGAGACATCAGCGCTGGAATCCACCAACGTCGAAACATGCTTTCTAACTATTTTAACCGAGATATACCGAATCAATGCCAAGAAAACACTCACTTCAAATGGTGATGCAGATCATAGTGATACTTCAGGTCTTCTTAAAGGAAGTAGAATAATTGTTCCTGGTAATCAAATGGATGCTACTGGAAAGAAGGGTGGTTGTTGTTTTGCCTCATAGattttgtataatttaattctttttgttCAAGCATATTGCTCACTCAAGTTCTACTATTTATGAGCTTTTGTAGAGAGGGTAGTTACTTTTCTCTGTAAGGGTAGTTACTATTATTTAACTTTGTTAACACAACTTGCCACTTCTTCATTATTAGAATGATGAATGGAAGCTAACAACTTCTTGAATGTATTTTTTGTTGAGAATTAGCTAATCTTTTAATGGTAACACcacttttttattctttatttgagtATCATTTGGTATTAGATTTGTCAGttacaaaatacaaacaatataTTTTACCATAGACATTATTATTGTTTGGAGTAAGATTAATAATATCCCAATATGTAAACCAGTTTAATACACATACACTGTTTGTATAATGTTTTTAGTAAGAAACTACAATATTTTCATGTCATatcataatttcaaaataacattGCATTGGCAATACTTCCAATGCATATTGTAGTTTCCGTGAATAagggaaaataaaaagaatggaaCAAAAATAATGATAGTCAAGTCACAAgaaatactttattttattcattttattgcAGTTATACATATACATATCTTCTATCAAcaatacaaaaacaaaatatatttagttgAAAAACAGTCGCTATTTGTTCAAACAAAAAGCACTCCTTATGACAgtaaacaaacacaaaacactCAAAACAAAGTATCTCCAACCAAAGATAAATGCCCAACTAGCCAAAATTTACGGTCTTCTACACCAAAGTGAACTTCATTTTCTAGCCGAGtgtttttaagattaaaacacACTAATTTGGCTCAGAAAGCATTACCCTCGTCCTAGAACGTCGCATTCTCTGGCGTTTTAAGTAAAGCTTCAAATGTACTTTTGAACAATCCTTTACCATCAAAtacaacttcttcattttctctttcaacTGCCAATTCATCAGCTTGTGATACCTCATCTATTATATTTTCACATTCTCTCACAAGTTTTGAAATTACATCTGAGGTTAAAAAGGGATGCTCAATAATTTTCTGAAGGAACGTTGGGCGCCGTAGTCCACCTGTCTTTTGGTCATATTTCT from Cicer arietinum cultivar CDC Frontier isolate Library 1 chromosome 3, Cicar.CDCFrontier_v2.0, whole genome shotgun sequence encodes:
- the LOC101508321 gene encoding ras-related protein RABA4d-like, producing MLNCWRIVTMSNLYGDYNLKIDYVFKVVLIGDSAVGKTQLLARFARNEFNVDSKATIGVEFQTKTLIIDNKTIKAQIWDTAGQERYRAVTSAYYRGAVGAMLVYDMTKRQSFDHMARWLEELRGHADKNIVIMLIGNKCDLASLRAVPTEDAEEFAQRENLFFMETSALESTNVETCFLTILTEIYRINAKKTLTSNGDADHSDTSGLLKGSRIIVPGNQMDATGKKGGCCFAS